ATTGGCGGGCGATGTCGGCGGCCAGAAGCGGGTCGTGGGTGGACAACAGGCGCGAGCCCAGCGCCGACTGGCCGACCCGCCCACCGGCATTGACGCGAGGCCCCAGCACATAACCCAGGTGATAGGAATCCGGACGTTCCTTGATGCCGGCCACGTCGGACAATGCTGCCAGCCCCACATTGGCGCGCTTGGCCATCACCTTCAGCCCCTGGGTGACCAGGGCGCGGTTGACGCCCCACAGCGGCACCACGTCGCACACCGTGCCCAGGGCGACCACGTCCAGCCATTGCAGCAGGTCAGGGGCGGGACGGGCAGGACCGTACCAGCCCGCTTCCTTCAGTACCCGGTTGACCGCCACCACCACCAGGAAGGTGACGCCGACGGCGGCCAGATGGCCGTGCGGACTGTCGTCGTCCAGGCGTTTGGGGTTGATGATGGCGAAGGCCCGGGGCAGGTGTGGTTCGGCTTCATGATGGTCGACGACGATGACGTCGATGCCGGCCTCGGCGGCGCCCTCCAGCGGGTCGAAGGCGGTGGTGCCGCAATCCACCGTCACCACCACTTTGGCCCCTTGCGCCGCCAGTTTCAGCAATGCCGGCAGGTTGGGGCCATAGCCTTCGCTCATGCGGTCGGGGATATGCACCAGGGCGGTGGCGCCGATGGCGGTCAGAAAGGTGTTGAGCAGCGCCGACGAGGTGGCGCCGTCGACGTCGTAATCACCGAAGATGCCGATGGGTTCCCCCGTCATCACCGCGCTGGCGATACGGGCGGCGGCCTTGTCCATGTCCTTCAGGTGGCTGGGATCGGGCAGCAGGGCACGCAGGGTGGGGGAGAGGAAGGTTTCCGCCTCGTCCAGGCCGATGCCGCGTGCCGCCAGCACCCGGCCGATGATTTCCGGCAGGGCCAGGCGTTGCGACAAGGTGGCGGCCAAGCGTTCGTCGCCGCCGCTGGATTGCCAGCGCCGCCCGGTCAGCGAACGCTCGACCCCCAGGAAGGCAGCGTCGGCATGCATGGCCTTAATCCTGATGCAATTGGGCGTGGCGGGTGAAATCGTGCTGGGACGTGATGGTCCGCAGCGTGCCGGTGGCCGAGCGCATGACCAGGGAATGGCTGGTCGCCCCGCCCGAGCGCAGGCGAATGCCGGCCAGGATGTTGCCGTCGGTGATGCCGGTGGCGGCGAACATCACCTCGCCCTTGACCATGTCGTCGATGGTCCATTGGGCGCGCGGGTCGGTAATGCCGGCAGCCCGCGCCTTGGCCCGGTCGTCGTCGCTGCGCAGCAGCAGGCGGCATTGCATCTGCCCGCCCAGGCATTTCAGTCCGGCGGCAGCCAGCACGCCCTCGGCGGCGCCGCCCGATCCCATGTACAGGTCGATGCCGGTCTGGGGCAAGCCGACGGCGATGGCGCCCGAGACGTCGCCGTCGTCGATCAGCACCACGCGGGCGCCGGCCTCGTAGATGCGGCCCAGCAGATCGGCGTGGCGCGGGCGGTCCAGCATGCAGACGGTGAGGTCGGCGACCGCCACGCCCTTGGCGGCGGCGACGTTGAGCAGATTGTCCTCGGGGGTCACGCTCAGGTCGATGACGCCCTGGGGCAGGCCCGGTCCCACCGCCAGCTTTTCCATATAGGCATCGGCGGGAACGTGCAGAAAAGACCCTTCTTGGGTGGCGGCGACCACCGAGATGGCGTTGTGGCTGCCCTTGGCGCAGATGGTCGCGCCTTCGATCGGCGTGAGGACGATATCCACCTTGGGGCCGGTGCCGGTGCCGACCTTGTCGCCGTTGGATAGCGTGATGGCGCCGCTGCCGTTGACCAGGCGGCCATCCATGGACAGGCTGTTGAGCGCTTGGCGCATGGCCTCGGTGGCGGCTTCATCGGCGGCTTTTTCATCGCCGCGACCGATCCAGCGCGAGGCGGCCAAGGCGCTGGCCTCGGTGACGCGGACCACTTCCAGGGCCAAGTTGCGGTCCAAGGCATGCGGCGGCGGAACGAAGACGCGGTTGGGCATGGCGCTCACATATGTTCGATGCGGATCAGGCGCGGCGGCTCGACCACCGCGTCAAGCGCGGCGATGCGGGCGACGGCGCGGTTCATGTCGGCTTCCACCGTATCATGCAGGGTCATGACCATGGGCACGGTTTCGCCCGGTGCCCGGCCCGGCTGGATCATCTGCTCCACCGACACGCCCTCGGCCCGCAAGGCCTGGGCGACGTCGGCCAACACGCCGGGGCGGTCCAGCACCATCAGGCGCA
This is a stretch of genomic DNA from Magnetospirillum gryphiswaldense MSR-1 v2. It encodes these proteins:
- the recJ gene encoding single-stranded-DNA-specific exonuclease RecJ; this translates as MHADAAFLGVERSLTGRRWQSSGGDERLAATLSQRLALPEIIGRVLAARGIGLDEAETFLSPTLRALLPDPSHLKDMDKAAARIASAVMTGEPIGIFGDYDVDGATSSALLNTFLTAIGATALVHIPDRMSEGYGPNLPALLKLAAQGAKVVVTVDCGTTAFDPLEGAAEAGIDVIVVDHHEAEPHLPRAFAIINPKRLDDDSPHGHLAAVGVTFLVVVAVNRVLKEAGWYGPARPAPDLLQWLDVVALGTVCDVVPLWGVNRALVTQGLKVMAKRANVGLAALSDVAGIKERPDSYHLGYVLGPRVNAGGRVGQSALGSRLLSTHDPLLAADIARQLDGYNKERQEIEAAVLLEAIEQVEGRDDDGLPLVVAAGENWHPGVIGIVAGRLKERYGRPACVIALDGDEGKGSGRSVTGLDLGCAIIAARQQGLLKAGGGHAMAAGFTVMRDRLGDFRAFLADRLQAQLTGELVPVLDLDGAIDAAGATVDLVETLKQLGPFGAGNPEPRFAVTGARVVKADVVGSGHIRIIAQSAGGQRLKAIAFRAADSEMGLTLLGGQGRTFHLAGTLRVDSWQGNNSVQLIIDDAAAAR
- the glpX gene encoding class II fructose-bisphosphatase produces the protein MPNRVFVPPPHALDRNLALEVVRVTEASALAASRWIGRGDEKAADEAATEAMRQALNSLSMDGRLVNGSGAITLSNGDKVGTGTGPKVDIVLTPIEGATICAKGSHNAISVVAATQEGSFLHVPADAYMEKLAVGPGLPQGVIDLSVTPEDNLLNVAAAKGVAVADLTVCMLDRPRHADLLGRIYEAGARVVLIDDGDVSGAIAVGLPQTGIDLYMGSGGAAEGVLAAAGLKCLGGQMQCRLLLRSDDDRAKARAAGITDPRAQWTIDDMVKGEVMFAATGITDGNILAGIRLRSGGATSHSLVMRSATGTLRTITSQHDFTRHAQLHQD